In Terriglobales bacterium, a genomic segment contains:
- a CDS encoding site-specific integrase: MESYATKMGYENYLKRWIAPKWGMYPLARIKPIEVELWLRQLPLACGSCAKIRNIMSVLFNHACRYELYSENPIHLVRQSAKRRRVPHILHVDEIKRLLDNVAFLPRLLIFLDATTGLRQSELFGLRWSDLDFDNAEINVVRSVVHGVISRCKTESSAKPIPMAPLLAEMLKEWRNVTRYRSDNDWVFASKRAKGKRPIWGQSMMRKQIHPKLEKLGINKRIGWHTFRHSFSTLLRQLGTDIKVQQDLLRHSSARLTLDTYTQAVTPAKRDAQNAVVELLFVGRLGVVAAPTVKIWNISYLGTDAPSYCSRVAPFCT; this comes from the coding sequence ATGGAATCGTATGCGACCAAGATGGGCTACGAGAATTACTTGAAACGGTGGATTGCTCCAAAGTGGGGCATGTATCCACTCGCCAGGATAAAGCCGATCGAGGTCGAGTTATGGTTGCGTCAACTTCCCTTGGCTTGCGGTTCCTGCGCCAAGATCAGGAACATCATGAGCGTTCTCTTCAACCATGCGTGCAGATATGAACTCTATTCCGAGAATCCGATTCACCTCGTTCGCCAAAGTGCCAAACGTCGCAGAGTGCCGCACATTCTGCACGTTGACGAGATCAAGCGGCTCCTAGACAACGTCGCATTCCTTCCGCGTCTCCTCATCTTTCTCGATGCCACGACTGGTCTGCGCCAGAGTGAACTCTTCGGGCTGCGATGGAGCGACCTGGACTTCGACAACGCAGAAATCAACGTCGTGCGTTCGGTTGTTCACGGTGTTATCAGCAGGTGCAAGACTGAATCCTCTGCCAAGCCGATCCCGATGGCTCCTCTGCTCGCCGAGATGCTGAAGGAGTGGCGGAATGTGACGCGCTACCGTTCCGACAATGATTGGGTGTTTGCCAGCAAGAGAGCCAAGGGGAAGCGTCCCATCTGGGGACAGAGCATGATGCGAAAACAAATTCATCCGAAACTCGAGAAACTAGGAATCAATAAGCGAATCGGATGGCACACCTTCCGGCATTCCTTTTCAACTCTGCTTCGACAGCTTGGCACCGATATCAAGGTGCAGCAGGATCTCCTGCGGCATTCATCGGCACGGCTCACCCTCGATACCTACACACAAGCTGTCACACCAGCAAAGCGAGACGCTCAAAACGCGGTGGTGGAACTCCTCTTTGTCGGCCGATTAGGAGTCGTCGCTGCACCTACGGTAAAGATTTGGAATATAAGCTATTTAGGTACAGA